In Bombus affinis isolate iyBomAffi1 chromosome 8, iyBomAffi1.2, whole genome shotgun sequence, the following proteins share a genomic window:
- the LOC126919407 gene encoding tropomyosin isoform X3 codes for MEPPLTTTTRRRGHQHHPRYTTRRRIDVSSRGPAQCGPADIVKDTPIGNNETPTTTTSSRLDEKSTVIGTECSTAVTVPTIVGPRWFQDPTATTVSSKDVNKITNKLEDNDRENIQHRLAQCSLDVLNERREQFVPDRNENKSCDSYETEQPSTDKLRLRPRGNEICKHESDNETRSKETSPEPEHAVARARGDGNSDDESTNVEEDPELAELAKLRCPSERTEVQAEREARRRKRCADYPGLAFGWSIFSSDTMMKFGLIRNELQNIMGNQLKRAESEVAALNRRIQLLEEDLERSEERLATATAKLAEASQAADESERARKILENRSLADEERMDALENQLKEARFLAEEADKKYDEVARKLAMVEADLERAEERAEAGESKIVELEEELRVVGNNLKSLEVSEEKATQREETFVGQVKILDSQLKEAEARAEFAERSVQKLQKEVDRLEDELVHEKEKYKYICDDLDLTFTELIEKN; via the exons ATGGAACCACCTCTTACGACGACCACGAGACGTCGTGGTCATCAACATCATCCGCGGTACACTACGCGTCGACGTATCGATGTCTCCAGCAGAGGACCCGCGCAGTGTGGCCCTGCTGATATCGTTAAAGATACGCCGATTGGTAACAACGAAACACCAACGACTACAACGTCATCGAGACTCGACGAAAAAAGCACTGTCATTGGTACGGAGTGTTCGACCGCGGTGACAGTACCCACGATCGTCGGCCCGAGGTGGTTTCAAGATCCGACGGCCACTACTGTATCCTCAAAAGACGTCAACAAGATAACGAACAAGCTCGAAGATAACGATAGAGAGAACATCCAACACAGGCTCGCGCAGTGTAGCCTGGATGTCCTCAATGAACGACGCGAACAGTTTGTTCCTGATAGAAATGAGAACAAGAGCTGTGACAGCTACGAGACGGAACAACCATCAACTGACAAGCTTCGATTAAGGCCACGTGGGAACGAGATATGCAAACACGAGTCCGACAACGAGACGAGGAGCAAAGAAACTTCACCGGAGCCTGAGCACGCGGTCGCGAGGGCTCGCGGTGACGGGAACTCTGACGACGAGTCGACCAACGTCGAGGAGGACCCTGAACTTGCTGAGCTTGCCAAGCTTAGATGTCCTAGCGAAAGGACCGAGGTGCAAGCTGAAAGGGAagcaagaagaagaaagagatgcGCGGATTATCCTGGATTAGCTTTCGGATGGTCCATATTCTCCAGCGACACGATGATGAAATTCGGTCTCATAAGGAACGAATTGCAGAATATTATGGGGAACCAGCTGAAACGG GCTGAGTCCGAAGTAGCCGCTCTGAATCGTCGTATCCAATTGTTGGAGGAGGACCTCGAGAGATCGGAGGAACGCCTCGCAACGGCCACTGCTAAATTGGCAGAGGCGTCGCAAGCTGCGGATGAGAGCGAACG AGCCCGCAAGATTCTCGAGAATCGCAGCTTGGCCGATGAAGAGCGTATGGACGCCCTCGAAAATCAGCTGAAGGAGGCCAGGTTCCTCGCTGAAGAAGCTGACAAGAAATACGATGAG GTCGCCCGTAAATTGGCCATGGTTGAGGCCGATCTAGAACGTGCTGAGGAACGTGCCGAGGCCGGAGAGTC GAAGATCGTCGAGCTTGAAGAAGAACTACGCGTAGTTGGCAACAACCTGAAATCCCTCGAGGTTTCCGAAGAGAAG GCGACGCAAAGAGAGGAGACTTTCGTGGGCCAGGTGAAGATTCTGGATAGTCAATTAAAAGAG GCTGAAGCTCGTGCCGAGTTCGCAGAAAGATCCGTGCAGAAATTGCAGAAGGAGGTCGACAGGCTCGAAG
- the LOC126919407 gene encoding uncharacterized protein LOC126919407 isoform X13: MEPPLTTTTRRRGHQHHPRYTTRRRIDVSSRGPAQCGPADIVKDTPIGNNETPTTTTSSRLDEKSTVIGTECSTAVTVPTIVGPRWFQDPTATTVSSKDVNKITNKLEDNDRENIQHRLAQCSLDVLNERREQFVPDRNENKSCDSYETEQPSTDKLRLRPRGNEICKHESDNETRSKETSPEPEHAVARARGDGNSDDESTNVEEDPELAELAKLRCPSERTEVQAEREARRRKRCADYPGLAFGWSIFSSDTMMKFGLIRNELQNIMGNQLKRNLTMHDRPTKDTYYIGLLNGDNG, translated from the exons ATGGAACCACCTCTTACGACGACCACGAGACGTCGTGGTCATCAACATCATCCGCGGTACACTACGCGTCGACGTATCGATGTCTCCAGCAGAGGACCCGCGCAGTGTGGCCCTGCTGATATCGTTAAAGATACGCCGATTGGTAACAACGAAACACCAACGACTACAACGTCATCGAGACTCGACGAAAAAAGCACTGTCATTGGTACGGAGTGTTCGACCGCGGTGACAGTACCCACGATCGTCGGCCCGAGGTGGTTTCAAGATCCGACGGCCACTACTGTATCCTCAAAAGACGTCAACAAGATAACGAACAAGCTCGAAGATAACGATAGAGAGAACATCCAACACAGGCTCGCGCAGTGTAGCCTGGATGTCCTCAATGAACGACGCGAACAGTTTGTTCCTGATAGAAATGAGAACAAGAGCTGTGACAGCTACGAGACGGAACAACCATCAACTGACAAGCTTCGATTAAGGCCACGTGGGAACGAGATATGCAAACACGAGTCCGACAACGAGACGAGGAGCAAAGAAACTTCACCGGAGCCTGAGCACGCGGTCGCGAGGGCTCGCGGTGACGGGAACTCTGACGACGAGTCGACCAACGTCGAGGAGGACCCTGAACTTGCTGAGCTTGCCAAGCTTAGATGTCCTAGCGAAAGGACCGAGGTGCAAGCTGAAAGGGAagcaagaagaagaaagagatgcGCGGATTATCCTGGATTAGCTTTCGGATGGTCCATATTCTCCAGCGACACGATGATGAAATTCGGTCTCATAAGGAACGAATTGCAGAATATTATGGGGAACCAGCTGAAACGG AACTTAACGATGCACGATCGTCCGACAAAGGATACTTATTATATAGGGTTACTGAACGGAGACAATGGATGA
- the LOC126919407 gene encoding tropomyosin isoform X17, whose translation MDAIKKKMQGMKLEKDNAMDRALLCEQQARDANARAEKAEEEARALQKKIQTIENELDQTQEALMQVNAKLEEKDKALQNAESEVAALNRRIQLLEEDLERSEERLATATAKLAEASQAADESERIRKALENRTNMEDDRVSLLEQQLAQAKLIAEEADKKYEEVARKLVMMEQDLERAEEKAELSEGKIVELEEELRVVGNNLKSLEVSEEKATQREETFVGQVKILDSQLKEAEARAEFAERSVQKLQKEVDRLEDELVHEKEKYKYICDDLDLTFTELIEKN comes from the exons ATGGACGCGATCAAGAAGAAGATGCAGGGAATGAAGCTGGAGAAGGACAACGCGATGGATCGCGCGTTGCTCTGCGAACAGCAAGCCCGTGATGCAAATGCGCGAGCAGAAAAG GCTGAGGAAGAGGCGCGCGCCCTGCAGAAGAAGATCCAGACCATTGAAAACGAACTCGATCAAACTCAAGAGGCTCTTATGCAGGTCAATGCTAAACTTGAGGAGAAAGACAAGGCGCTGCAGAAC GCTGAGTCCGAAGTAGCCGCTCTGAATCGTCGTATCCAATTGTTGGAGGAGGACCTCGAGAGATCGGAGGAACGCCTCGCAACGGCCACTGCTAAATTGGCAGAGGCGTCGCAAGCTGCGGATGAGAGCGAACG GATACGCAAGGCACTCGAAAACCGTACCAATATGGAAGATGACCGAGTATCCCTGTTGGAGCAACAGCTAGCACAGGCTAAACTGATCGCCGAGGAGGCGGATAAAAAATACGAGGAG GTTGCCAGAAAACTAGTCATGATGGAGCAGGATCTTGAGCGCGCCGAGGAAAAGGCAGAACTTTCGGAAGG GAAGATCGTCGAGCTTGAAGAAGAACTACGCGTAGTTGGCAACAACCTGAAATCCCTCGAGGTTTCCGAAGAGAAG GCGACGCAAAGAGAGGAGACTTTCGTGGGCCAGGTGAAGATTCTGGATAGTCAATTAAAAGAG GCTGAAGCTCGTGCCGAGTTCGCAGAAAGATCCGTGCAGAAATTGCAGAAGGAGGTCGACAGGCTCGAAG